In a genomic window of Littorina saxatilis isolate snail1 linkage group LG6, US_GU_Lsax_2.0, whole genome shotgun sequence:
- the LOC138969240 gene encoding uncharacterized protein → MPEIFSSVTANLAPALRSQFPPDFDFSAMLYKVAHDAGVSVKVEQSARGNCCTFQGLWCSMEQAYMLLATTLAIQGIRTLTDDHDTSLQSKKTATKQQPRKPSRRKPAKGKHRKKNATRDVNDIGIDSIKNLDNEANTTEIPDDFLADSTSNKLEEDNCRETAVEDSQCENQVQDTQPESKSLLNTAHSQGSSHLNLHSDSSSPLIEYQQKRRQEPRHPPSYLTQASHTYSFLSKYGDHSYPSLRRTVRKRKAVFSTETSLETVIKTRERKRGRPRKHDDEGQTEFSCSECDVVASSRPKLNDHIHRRHRGNPVGCDLCGKIFHNQLYMLRHRSSHTGPQHCCDICGKMFKIQKAMINHRKTHEDGYERPTFPCSLCTKTFCSKYIVDCHVKSVHMGQRKSYLCSFCGKKFTTRHSLQEHVNAHSGIKPHICNICEKGFSYDSALREHKLIHEAMKKFKCDFCSKSFCQRSGLKMHMRIHKDSKQFKCQECGREFTQKQALQRHERVHKGVKPFTCRLCSRSFTDASIIRRHLTLVHKIHKDAKTWREDIVCTVKPDADYHVSYVGNGEPDLEPKRPKASRGKTEARFLLQSRARSQRSRNQNKLIRENSESKDSQVRLPTLVQTLSDPVHGTKEKAFSQQHTTQNARPLSLSASAHSQEVYTSTKQSASHSSVFPPHLQDPEHVEVPFTQNHEQSLWSDAATHRDHAAETRDRKGTCDSSVPSSVTRSMQESSAQYSSAIYEAAVHHGFPRELYLKDNTIGEQQQQRGPASTAQQPQHSSKDTIAFPNTTTATPTTFAAPQPLPSFYYYSQLASQFGMSFNDYPYIGAGAYPSIGSSPTSSTVDHLIPAHPQPQEGKDTHCPSDHGGGHID, encoded by the exons ATGCCCGAGATCTTTTCGTCAGTAACGGCAAATTTAGCACCTGCCCTTAGATCGCAGTTTCCTCCGGACTTTGATTTCAGTGCAATGCTTTACAAAGTTGCACACGATGCAGGCGTGTCCGTCAAGGTTGAACAGTCTGCCCGCGGCAACTGCTGCACATTTCAG GGTCTGTGGTGTTCCATGGAGCAAGCCTACATGCTTCTGGCCACCACCTTAGCAATACAGGGAATAAGAACATTGACAGATGATCATGACACTTCACTGCAGTCAAAGAAAACAGCCACCAAACAGCAACCCCGGAAGCCATCAAGAAGAAAGCCAGCCAAAGggaaacacagaaagaaaaatgCTACCAGAGATGTGAATGACATTGGCATTGACAGTATTAAAAACTTGGACAACGAGGCTAACACAACAGAAATACCTGATGACTTTCTTGCGGACTCAACCAGCAACAAATTGGAGGAAGACAACTGCAGGGAGACTGCCGTGGAAGACAGCCAGTGTGAAAATCAAGTGCAAGATACACAGCCTGAATCTAAATCACTGCTGAACACTGCTCACAGTCAGGGAAGCTCACACTTAAACCTGCACAGTGACAGCTCCTCTCCTTTGATTGAGTACCAACAGAAAAGGAGACAGGAACCCAGGCATCCTCCGAGCTATCTGACGCAAGCAAGTCACACATATTCATTCCTGTCCAAGTATGGAGATCACAGTTACCCTTCACTGCGCAGGACTGTACGTAAACGGAAAGCAGTATTTTCAACAGAGACGTCGCTTGAGACAGTCATAAAGACTCGTGAAAGAAAACGTGGACGTCCAAGAAAACATGATGATGAAGGTCAAACAGAGTTTTCTTGCTCTGAGTGTGATGTTGTGGCATCTTCAAGACCAAAACTTAATGATCATATTCACAGAAGGCACAGAGGTAACCCAGTAGGCTGTGATTTGTGTGGAAAGATATTCCACAATCAGTTGTACATGCTACGCCATCGTAGCTCCCACACAGGGCCCCAGCACTGTTGCGACATCTGTGGTAAGATGTTCAAGATTCAGAAAGCAATGATTAATCACAGGAAGACACACGAGGATGGCTATGAAAGACCCACCTTTCCATGCAGTCTGTGCACAAAGACTTTCTGTTCCAAATACATTGTTGACTGCCATGTAAAGTCGGTTCACATGGGACAGAGGAAGAGCTACCTCTGCTCATTCTGTGGGAAGAAATTCACCACCAGGCATTCCCTTCAAGAGCATGTTAACGCTCACTCTGGCATCAAACCACACATCTGTAATATTTGTGAAAAAGGGTTCTCATATGATTCTGCACTCAGAGAACACAAGCTCATTCATGAAGCTATGAAGAAGTTTAAATGTGACTTTTGCAGCAAGAGTTTTTGTCAGCGCTCTGGTCTCAAGATGCACATGAGAATTCACAAGGACTCCAAGCAGTTTAAGTGTCAGGAGTGTGGCCGTGAATTCACACAGAAGCAGGCACTTCAGCGTCATGAGCGTGTACACAAAGGTGTGAAACCCTTTACCTGTAGACTGTGTTCACGCAGCTTCACAGATGCGTCCATTATTCGCAGACACCTTACCTTGGTGCATAAGATCCACAAAGATGCAAAGACCTGGCGTGAAGACATTGTCTGTACTGTTAAACCAGATGCTGACTATCATGTTAGTTATGTAGGAAACGGAGAACCAGACCTGGAACCAAAGAGACCTAAAGCTAGCAGAGGCAAGACTGAGGCCAGGTTTCTTTTACAGAGCAGAGCTCGATCACAAAGAAGcagaaatcaaaacaaattaatACGAGAAAACTCTGAAAGTAAGGATTCACAAGTACGTCTGCCTACTCTTGTGCAAACTTTATCTGACCCAGTTCATGGGACAAAAGAAAAGGCATTTTCGCAGCAGCACACAACACAAAATGCAAGACCCCTTTCACTCAGTGCAAGTGCACATTCTCAGGAAGTTTATACCAGCACCAAACAGTCTGCGTCGCACAGTTCAGTCTTCCCACCTCATCTTCAGGATCCAGAACATGTAGAAGTGCCATTCACACAAAATCATGAGCAGTCTCTCTGGTCAGATGCAGCCACCCACAGAGACCATGCAGCAGAGACAAGGGACAGGAAAGGAACGTGTGATAGCAGCGTTCCATCAAGCGTCACACGCAGCATGCAGGAATCTTCAGCACAGTATTCCAGTGCAATTTATGAAGCTGCCGTCCACCATGGTTTTCCTCGTGAGCTGTACTTAAAG GATAACACCATAGgagagcagcagcagcagagggGTCCAGCATCAACAGCACAGCAACCACAGCACAGCAGTAAAGACACGATAGCGTTCCCCAACACCACAACAGCAACCCCAACCACCTTTGCAGCCCCACAACCTTTGCCCTCTTTCTACTACTACAGCCAGCTTGCCAGTCAATTTGGGATGAGCTTCAACGATTATCCTTACATCGGCGCAGGAGCTTACCCCAGCATTGGTTCGAGTCCCACGTCTTCCACTGTGGATCATTTAATTCCCGCTCATCCTCAACCGCAGGAAGGCAAAGACACTCATTGTCCATCAGATCATGGCGGAGGTCATATAGATTGA
- the LOC138969235 gene encoding uncharacterized protein gives MAVAIDPFSYATAELSEEYISVFPNPDIVPKYLETVSDKTGVQLLTGYDSICIKGSWVAIKRVHVFLAKFLASYQIAQSDENQKLAEQEECEETEEFDDADILSPAQNVDTKFHDSIGEQSDWVKWTAKVLPQIHRIRSKRASVYSEPKSQTKKVPEPFVVYASFQPATDPAAKKPPTLDAIGKVLKKVYDKDKVDVVAVANDVANDIDIVSRSASNEVCDKRVQKHTEETPAESNALCASSASGQRQDKNVAQCSISEKDPAEEEHSAASSSDNIGSHVIATNPNVVAVEQPIPHTHSATKEPLPENTHVGEDVTPTVDVDSCAVSQSVKTDAKLQNNGKETETLQSSSKRTKGLSDSQDPEKVLDLAEQVIISGTEAKPERKTKRKGRPKKNEKYKKKKEDVQLEIPTSKSLTRAERANKRRNARAVAKVKIPEPILKKRGDGPVHLNAENTNEKKEDKHYVCNLCSYSANKLSHLREHKRRVHITKEFKCEKCEKVFGFGKDLKRHLLTHEKAENCCDICGKMYKGTRTLAEHKRTHETDYKKPEFPCDFCQKTFSTKYVLAYHVKSEHLGMKKTYLCPTCGKSFSQKNSYLQHANVHMGIKPYQCDICGRSFSYEKSLKEHRYMHEDNKQFECPQCHKKFRQSSGVAIHMKIHKERKDYVCSACGKGFSQKQALVRHERIHVGEKPFSCSLCQRKFTDSSILRRHMILIHKKDPKKWREDTENNVQRRTDFFINVLGEEGEEKKTNDDHSDMSDSEGVLAAVNADGDVGANDPADGETNQAANDSISFIPVGIGTGLTHHSAAMHHASISHDDKMSHITSVTDSISTLAMHNSHGDAVHKVDSSEADSDFAIAMSRHATPVNTPSPHHTQAELQAQASALLDSYAYADPNRLPSAVFYSGDVQQSLPLSHYASVLAQSGLGYHHSMVLMPDTVNFHPEHMSVTTASDVQQPADYENLVSQSHPTMQQHHLHSESDTQQ, from the coding sequence ATGGCTGTTGCTATTGATCCGTTTTCCTATGCAACAGCAGAACTTTCAGAAGAATACATCAGTGTTTTTCCTAACCCAGACATTGTTCCAAAGTACTTGGAGACCGTAAGTGACAAAACCGGCGTGCAGCTTCTCACTGGTTACGACTCAATCTGTATCAAAGGTTCATGGGTGGCAATCAAAAGAGTACACGTGTTTCTTGCCAAATTTCTAGCGTCATACCAGATTGCCCAGTCAGACGAAAATCAGAAGCTTGCAGAACAGGAAGAGTGTGAAGAAACTGAAGAATTCGATGATGCCGACATACTTTCTCCAGCCCAGAACGTTGACACCAAATTTCACGATAGTATAGGTGAGCAGTCGGACTGGGTCAAATGGACTGCTAAGGTGTTGCCCCAGATTCACCGAATAAGGTCTAAGAGAGCAAGTGTGTACAGCGAGCCGAAATCCCAAACCAAGAAAGTACCTGAGCCATTCGTTGTGTATGCAAGTTTTCAGCCAGCTACTGATCCTGCTGCAAAGAAGCCACCTACTTTGGATGCTATaggaaaagttttgaaaaaggTTTATGACAAAGACAAGGTTGATGTAGTTGCAGTAGCAAACGATGTAGCAAATGACATTGACATAGTTTCACGTTCAGCGTCAAATGAAGTGTGTGACAAGCGGGTCCAAAAACACACTGAGGAGACCCCTGCTGAATCAAATGCTTTGTGTGCTTCAAGTGCCTCTGGACAGCGACAGGACAAAAACGTGGCACAGTGTAGTATTAGCGAGAAGGATCCTGCTGAAGAAGAACACAGTGCCGCGAGTTCTTCCGATAATATAGGATCGCATGTCATAGCAACAAATCCTAATGTTGTAGCAGTGGAGCAACCAATCCCACATACACATTCCGCCACCAAAGAACCACTACCAGAAAACACACATGTTGGTGAAGATGTGACACCCACAGTAGATGTGGACAGTTGTGCTGTCAGCCAATCTGTCAAGACTGATGCTAAATTGCAAAATAATGGAAAGGAAACTGAAACCTTGCAGTCATCTTCTAAAAGAACAAAAGGACTTTCAGACTCACAAGATCCTGAAAAAGTACTGGACCTAGCAGAACAGGTTATCATCTCTGGCACCGAAGCAAAaccagaaagaaagacaaaacggaAAGGGCGACCAAAGAAGAATGAAAAGTATAAGAAGAAAAAGGAAGATGTTCAGTTAGAAATTCCCACTTCTAAATCACTAACAAGAGCAGAGAGGGCAAATAAACGTAGAAATGCCAGAGCAGTAGCAAAAGTGAAAATTCCTGAACCAATTCTGAAAAAGAGGGGAGATGGACCAGTTCATCTGAACGCAGAAAATACTAATGAGAAAAAGGAAGATAAACATTATGTTTGCAATCTCTGTTCTTACTCTGCAAATAAACTCAGCCACCTTCGAGAGCACAAACGCAGGGTTCACATTACCAAAGAGTTTAAGTGTGAGAAGTGTGAAAAGGTGTTTGGCTTTGGCAAGGACCTGAAGAGACATCTCTTGACCCATGAGAAAGCTGAAAACTGTTGTGATATCTGCGGCAAGATGTACAAAGGCACGCGCACACTTGCTGAACACAAGAGAACTCACGAAACAGATTACAAAAAGCCTGAATTCCCCTgtgatttttgtcaaaaaacctTCAGTACTAAATATGTCCTTGCCTATCACGTTAAATCAGAGCACCTGGGTATGAAGAAAACATATCTGTGCCCTACATGTGGGAAAAGCTTCTCCCAAAAGAACTCGTACTTGCAACATGCCAATGTGCATATGGGGATCAAACCGTATCAGTGTGATATTTGTGGTAGGTCATTTTCTTATGAAAAGTCTTTGAAGGAGCACAGGTACATGCATGAAGACAACAAGCAGTTTGAGTGCCCTCAATGTCATAAAAAATTCAGGCAGTCTTCTGGTGTGGCCATTCACATGAAGATCCACAAAGAACGCAAAGACTATGTGTGCTCTGCTTGTGGAAAGGGTTTCAGCCAGAAGCAGGCCTTGGTTCGCCACGAGAGAATTCATGTGGGTGAGAAGCCCTTTTCATGCAGTTTGTGTCAGCGGAAGTTCACAGACTCATCGATCCTACGTCGACACATGATCCTCATTCACAAGAAAGATCCCAAGAAATGGCGTGAGGACACAGAGAACAATGTGCAGCGGCGTACTGACTTTTTCATCAATGTACTGGGTGAGGAAGGAGAGGAAAAGAAAACCAACGATGACCACAGTGACATGTCTGACAGCGAGGGGGTTCTGGCAGCGGTGAATGCTGATGGTGATGTTGGTGCCAATGATCCTGCTGATGGCGAGACCAACCAGGCTGCAAATGACTCCATTAGCTTTATTCCTGTTGGCATAGGCACAGGTCTTACACACCATTCAGCGGCAATGCATCACGCATCCATCTCACACGATGACAAGATGAGTCACATCACTTCAGTGACAGACAGTATATCCACCCTCGCCATGCACAATAGTCATGGTGATGCAGTACACAAGGTGGATTCATCAGAGGCAGACAGTGACTTTGCTATAGCCATGTCCAGACATGCCACACCTGTCAACACTCCTTCCCCCCATCACACTCAAGCTGAGCTGCAAGCACAGGCTTCAGCGCTCCTCGACTCCTATGCTTATGCAGACCCCAACCGTCTTCCGTCCGCAGTCTTCTACTCTGGTGATGTGCAACAGAGTCTGCCGTTATCCCACTACGCTTCTGTCTTGGCCCAGAGTGGGTTAGGGTATCATCACTCCATGGTCCTCATGCCAGACACAGTGAACTTCCACCCTGAACACATGAGTGTGACCACAGCTTCCGATGTCCAGCAGCCAGCAGACTATGAAAACCTGGTGTCTCAATCTCATCCCACTATGCAACAGCACCATCTGCATTCAGAGTCAGACACACAACAGTGA
- the LOC138969243 gene encoding tRNA (carboxymethyluridine(34)-5-O)-methyltransferase alkbh8-like codes for MAARSGDVGKLERKRNKKLSRIKDKLAKQENVIVCEEPTAILCVQNGGLDNGVSQDEVYGLCSQYGTIQDIIMIPQKPYCFVCYNEPKAAATAKEKLTGHLLREGKDPSQNIHLYLFFVASAPSHVSPSSELPPGLLLFEEFITGEMEQKLLKRISFEEHDVEAKGSSLKHREVKHFGYEFKYGINNVDPSEPLAEGIPKECNEFLQRAVETRIVAHFPDQLTVNKYLPGQGIPPHVDTPSAFEDGIMSLSCGSQVIMDFRHPDGRHLSVLLPPRSLLVMTGESRYIWSHGITPRKSDIIPSPAGGGLTLAVRGTRTSFTFRKLSATAGVIPTDEKESFMPKTDKEASALESQHVHSVYEEIADHFSDTRHKPWPQIADFLRAQQPGSVLVDIGCGNGKYLSVNPHLCKIGSDRSEKLAGICKHRGFQVFVADVLAIPVRSGSVDVGLCIAVIHHLSTKVRRKQAIEELVRILRPGGHVLIYVWAQEQEKDNKKSKYLKSCREYKQEQKQDAEKHQEQDQTSARKSSESELESKNMPKQNQISDECDNSVEFGKGNVHRDNLKTTELEHNFNGLCARDIDDSSANPGTLHQTGELSFDDSSNSNLSQYRTDSKKLQVHVNRTEFKEQDMLVPWQLKKASGVEMKTGNVELKECQTFHRYYHVFKQGELDSLCAEVTGCVVNRSYYDQGNWCVELEKC; via the exons ATGGCGGCGCGCAGTGGAGACGTGGGGAAGCTGGAACGCAAGCGAAACAAAAAGCTGTCACGAATCAAAGACAAACTggcaaaacaagaaaatgtgatCGTATGCGAGGAACCTACAGCG atttTGTGTGTTCAGAATGGAGGGCTAGACAATGGAGTCAGTCAGGATGAAGTCTATGGCCTGTGTTCTCAGTATGGCACAATACAGGATATCATAATGATTCCACAAAAGCCTTACTGTTTCGTCTGCTACAACGAACCAAAAGCAGCTGCCACAGCCAAGGAGAAGCTGACTGGTCATTTGCTCAGGGAAGGAAAAGACCCCTCGCAGAACATTCACCTTTATTTGTTCTTTGTGGCTAGTG cTCCTTCTCATGTCAGCCCCTCCAGTGAGTTACCTCCAGGTCTGCTGCTGTTTGAAGAGTTTATCACTGGAGAAATGGAGCAAAAGCTGTTGAAGAGAATCAGCTTTGAAGAACATGATGTCGAAGCCAAAG GGTCCAGCTTGAAACACAGAGAGGTGAAACACTTTGGCTATGAATTCAAGTACGGCATCAACAACGTAGACCCCAGTGAGCCACTGGCAGAGGGAATACCAAAGGAATGCAATGAGTTTCTTCAGAGAGCTGTGGAAACTAGGATTGTTGCACATTTCCCTGACCAGCTTACTGTCAACAAATATCTGCCAGGACAAG GTATACCTCCACATGTTGACACGCCTTCAGCCTTCGAAGATGGCATCATGTCTCTCAGCTGTGGATCACAG GTAATAATGGATTTTCGGCATCCTGATGGACGACACCTGTCCGTGCTGCTACCACCACGTAGTCTGCTGGTGATGACAGGAGAGTCTCGATACATCTGGTCCCACGGCATCACACCTAGAAAGTCAGACATCATCCCCTCCCCAGCAGGTGGTGGCCTTACGCTGGCCGTGAGAGGAACAAGGACATCATTCACCTTCAGAAAACTCTCTGCCACTGCAG GTGTGATACCAACTGATGAAAAAGAAAG CTTCATGCCAAAAACGGACAAGGAAGCATCAGCCCTGGAGAGTCAGCATGTCCACTCT GTTTATGAAGAGATTGCAGACCACTTCAGCGACACGCGACACAAACCTTGGCCTCAGATCGCAGACTTCTTGCGGGCCCAGCAGCCTGGTTCTGTTCTTGTAGACATAGGGTGTGGCAATGGAAAATACTTATCTGTCAACCCACATCTCTGCAAG ATTGGGTCTGATCGCAGTGAGAAATTGGCAGGTATCTGCAAGCACCGTGGTTTCCAGGTGTTTGTGGCAGATGTGCTGGCCATACCTGTACGCTCAGGCTCGGTAGACGTTGGCCTGTGCATCGCGGTTATCCATCATCTCTCCACTAAG GTAAGACGGAAACAAGCCATTGAGGAGCTGGTTCGAATCCTGAGACCAGGAGGACATGTTCTGATCTACGTGTGGGctcaagaacaagaaaaagacaacaaaaagtctAAGTACCTGAAATCTTGTAGGGAATACAAGCAAGAGCAAAAGCAAGACGCAGAAAAACATCAGGAACAGGACCAAACCAGTGCAAGGAAAAGTTCAGAATCTGAGTTAGAAAGCAAAAATATGCCCAAACAAAACCAGATTTCAGATGAATGTGACAATAGTGTAGAGTTTGGAAAGGGAAATGTGCACAGGGACAATTTGAAAACAACTGAATTAGAGCACAACTTCAATGGTTTATGTGCAAGGGACATAGACGATAGCAGTGCAAATCCTGGCACTTTACACCAGACAGGGGAGCTAAGCTTTGATGATTCCTCCAACAGTAATTTATCTCAATACAGAACAGATAGTAAAAAGTTACAGGTTCACGTGAACAGGACAGAATTCAAAGAGCAGGATATGCTAGTTCCTTGGCAACTCAAGAAAGCCAGTGGTGTAGAAATGAAAACTGGAAACGTGGAATTGAAAGAATGTCAGACGTTTCACCGATACTACCACGTGTTCAAACAAGGGGAGCTGGACTCTCTGTGTGCGGAGGTGACAGGTTGTGTGGTGAACCGAAGCTACTATGATCAAGGCAACTGGTGTGTGGAGCTTGAAAAatgctga